The nucleotide window gagcccaagcggtgccacctcctgtcaggggaggttacaccgcccagtctcactcggagactgagcccaggcggtgccacctcttggctggggcggttacaccaccgagtctcgctcagagacttagcccaggcggtgccacctcctggcttgggcggttcaaccgcctggcagaaatcaaggtccgaatgggttgatccattcggcccaatttgggtttttcaggggcccaattgccccaatattaagtaatgggatcacctcccattttcaacttaatcattgtgctaactacgatatttcctaagacatttactgcaacttgctccgatgcgtcaatcgcttcttccggcgagcttccggcgaacttccgtcgatcatccgatgaaccctcggtgatgctcttgcggacttccggaaaactcctggacttgcgacgatccacttggcgagttccgacgagcttctttggcaagctcatggacttctcggatttgttcccgtagaacctccgacgactatccgaacttccgtcgaactctcgaactcccaacgtgatcattgtcttgactccggcgcaactcctgctgcatatcttactttcatcatagttaatcctgcacacttatctcaacatatagattagaaaacaaatgacaattgacttcatcatcaaaatccgagattcaacaacaggtgccctacaagccaatcacgtgagtaatgacacgtgttacatgatatacattctttttgcttattatatttttatattttatcactttatattgcttattacatatatgtgtatatatattgtgatgtccatagatctgttcaatgagaatcagatcgtgatagatcacgataatgagaccgattcaccttgaaacacaaaccttaaataatcctagtcataggttactcaagagggacatcaagataaccggacaaaatGGTGTTTTAtacacccgtccatatgatggaggtagctggccTCATAGATGCTCATTTGGGGACACTGGgactatagtgcaagtgctcattggagaatgatttcattgattgatccgcttatggaatgttcgatggttgatgatatcttaatGTCAAATATTAATttcgtcatcctagtggtgtatctagtccataAACTTgaaataccaaggatgtcctatatgagtactccactatttgatattagacttataggtctagaagtttcaTATCTAGCATAGTAAGTCATCAAGAGTGACAGCTAACCTTATGAGGATTATTgaatgttgatagaggatcattcactctcggtgtcatgaaagaaatatctcaggtgttcttgctcagaaaaatccttagctatggtcattcggattgagagagagagttctctaggagaatccgattaaaacaagactcgagtaaaaactataTAGGCCTAAcagtaccatgcccaatatatgatctctagggtattagatagatgaaggactatagatacacggtaactaaggatagacaagtctaatggattggattcccctatatcgtttgggaactacgacgtagtggcttagtacgtccgtagtcgatgagtcgagtgaattattatggagataataatctattgagccagaatgagttctaataggtatgactcacgagtagctcgatattgggcctagaaggtcacacatatGATAgtcattgcgacgagtagaggttcagatatgagatatccgccgaagctcctatctttttaaatatccaataagccactgaattattagatcctatggataagattcaataagagccaatgagagattattggatagagatccactaatctaagaggcttgggtagttggatgaagatccaatacccaatggggtaggatccattaaggttgagttgacaagggacctctataaataagaggaaactaaaggctcataggctagaggtttttggttgctacctcctattctcctctccctttctcctcctcagatagtaggtatGTAGTTTTGGGTAATGAttagaggagcgtcgtcgtagccctgctgtgtggatcgctACTAGAAAAGAGGATATGtaacctccttcattctctcctacaaatctgtagggattcagagatatatgatctccctaggtaaaacacaaactttcatatacgcagttttcagttttgcaagttttgcacatcaatcttcgcacaatgacgaacatctttttaggaaatctgagaattttattttctattctttcgttgcgcatgtgatgtcacccgtaGATGTCTAATGACTTTGAATATATAACAAGATCATCCTTTTGGATATAAATTTTGAGTATTCACATTAGCTTTGTGTTATATCAATCTTACTGATTCAGTTATATGCAAACTACCACTTTTTTTCTCACATCTTCAATTATTTAAGAACTAATGCTATAGCTTTTCTTGTAAAATTTATGTACCAAACACGGCAATTTGGTAACTCAGAATCTCGAATTGGGTTGTAAGATTCTCAAAATTGTGGAAAGATGTgatcaaatatttataatattttgatttacaTAATGTTGAAACAAATGCCCCTAGAATTTCTAGCAAATTGTGGGCGCCAATGAAATTCTATCTCTTTCATTCTATCTCGAAAATTGTTATGTTGTGTTATGATCAAATCtactcaaaataatattttaattaatattatttttataattatattttatttagttaCAAATATTAGCATAACACGAAGATAAAACAAAACAATAGTCTCATATTCTTAGGATATCAATATTCAAAAGGGAAGATTATatattgataaaatattaaataatgaacTCGAAAATTATTTTTGGTAATGTTGTTTTATGATCAAATctattcaaaataataattttattaattttaattttataattatattttatttagttatatatatTAGCATAACACGAAGACAAAACAAAATGATAACCTCATATTCTTACAATATTACTATTCAAAAGTGAAGATTATATTTCGATAAAAACATTAAATAATGAACTCGACATAAAGATCATGTTGACGAGGTTAGCCCCGACATCCTCAAGGTAAACACAAATCATCGAGTCTTAGACGGAGTGTTTTTTGTCTTCTTCCTCATCCATGAATCTCTTCCAGAACCAATGTTGCTTCCAAACCTTCTCGGTCATTTCATCGATCGGCACGTTCTTGGTCTCGGGCAATAAGAAGATGACGAACAGACCCATCACCACAATCcatgcaccaaagaagaagaagatcccgGCACGTAGATGACACATCATAGATAGGAAAGCTTGGGCAATGACAAAGGTGAAAAGCATGTTGGAGCTGACGGCAAAGGCATAGCCGGCGGTCCTCGTCGCCAGGGGGAAAGTTTCACTAGGAATCAACCAGCCAAGTGGACCCCAAGACCAAGCAAAGCTCGAAACGAATAGGCACACGagcaccaccacccaaactgccaCTCCGTGTCCCAGCTCATTGGTTGCTTTCAAATTCACAAGCAAAATGCCTCCAATAGCCACCTGCATGCAAATCACCCCCCACTAGAGTTAGAATCTCATATTTCAAACGATTCCTCGTAATctataattacatgtttaatatgcCATGGCTTGTGTCCCTAACCTGTGTGATCAACATCTGGCCACAAGCTTCAAGAAGCAGGAATCTCCTCCCGACTTTGTCCACTAAGACCACTGATACGACGGTAGACAGAACATTGACGATCCCCGTGATGACCGCAGAAAGAAGTGAAGCATCATTCTTAAATCCGATGGTCTGAAAGAGGACTGGTGCATAGAACATGATGGCGTTGATCCCAGTGAACTGCTGGAAGACTTGCATCACGATGGCAATAACCAATTGCGGTCGGCTACTTCTCTTCATGAGATTCTTGAAAGGTTGCTTCACCTGTCGTGCCATCTCGCAGGCGTGTAGTATTTCCTCGTACTCTGCATCGACATTGTCGGTCCCCCGGATCTTCTTCAACATGGCCAAGCCTTCCATAAGCATCTCACGCTCGATGAGGCTCGTCGGGGTCTCCGCAATCACCATGGAGCCCAAGCAAAGCATCATCGCCGGCACTCCAGCCAAGCCAAGCGCAAGTCTCCACCCCCAGGGGTGGATATTGGACACCAAGTAGTTTACAATGTTCGCCACAAAGATCCCGATGGTCACGTCAAGTTGGAAGAGGATGTTTAAGGCTCCACGGACGTGAACTGGTGCGATCTCCGACAAGAATAGAGGAACTGCCTACAGGATGAATAATAGTGGCAAACATATGACACGGAAAGTGAGTTTAACAAAAGATACATCTTCCAGGAGAAATTGGAAGTTAATAGGGAAATTGAGACGGAAACTGAAGAGAAGAGAAACTCTAGAATGAAAAATTGTATGAAAAAGAAAGTAGAGCAAACCTGATTGGCAAATCCAACACCAACTCCGAGGAGAATCCTTCCGATGATCAGCATGGCAATGTTCACAGCAGCTGCATTCAGGATGacaccaaccaagaagaatattGATGCTGCTTGCATAGTGAGCTTCCGGCCATGTTTCATGCAAATCTTCGAAGCTACGAAGCTGGCTACCAAGGCAGCAAGGTACAATGATGAAGTGAAAAGCTGAAGGTTTTGGTTATCAAACTTGCAATAGTTGTCTTCCTTGGCTTTGTGCTTCCTCTCAAAGACCGCAGGGAAGAACTCCTCCAAGAAGTCATCCATAGATGTCACTCCCCCTGCAGATTGACCGTACAGATACGATTGATTAGCTCCATGATCAGAAATAGATTGGAGCTGAATGAGGAAGGCTTTAGGCAAAAGCAACATATATGAggcagttgatgacaaagagaaagaACCATCACACAACCAAGTGGAAAATCCAAGCAAGATCTGCAAGCAACCATCTCTTATCTTGTATGATAGAGCATCTCTCTCACCGTATTATCAATACCATCAAATGGGCTAATGTCAactaaagaaaataaacaatcatcttcctgttgtacctcaataacaagttgttccttttgtttttttcttttataataagtaGGTCTAATTATCTGATTTAACCTATGACGACAACGTAAGACAAACCTGGCCATACTTTCGATGCTTGATAATAAAACTAATAAATCTAGGGAAGGATTTAGGCAAAAGCAACATATGAGacagttgatgacaaagagaaacaACCATCACACAACCAAGTGGAAAATCCATGCATGGAATCCCAAGCAAAGTTATTACAAGATCTGCAAGCAACCATCACCTATCTTGTATGATAGACCATCTATCTCTCTGCAATGCAATGGAGGTGGAGATTGGATTATTAATACCATCCAATGGGCTTATGTcaagtaaagaaaataaacaatcatcTTCCTGTTGTAGTTAAAACCTCAATAACAAGTTGTTCCCTTTCTTTTTGTAAAAAGTGCGTCTAATTATCTTATTTAACCTATGACGACAAACCAAGACAAACCTGGCCATACTTCCGATGCTAGATAATATAACAAATAAATCTACTACTGAATTAATACAAAATGGAATTTACCTGATATCCCAATGTCATAACCAAACATGAGGCCTCCCGTGGCTGCAATTATTCCACAAATTACAACATATATTGTGATCCTTCCCTCAAATTTCTTTGCACCACCAGGCCCCGCATTTGACATCACCATCGCCGGCATCTTGTCCTTCCTCTCTCGGCTGCAATATTACACCTGGTTTACACAAAAGACCAAGTGCAAGATTGTCCGAAGAGATGAAGAAAAAGGAAAGCATAAGATGGGGATGCCAACTTGAAAGGAGACAAGAAAAAGGGTGTATATATAGGTCTTCGAGGGACAATAATTAAGCAGAAATTTGATTTTAATCAAAGAAATGCCAATAATAGTGAAAATGCTTGCAGAAGGCCAACACAGCTTTGTTAAGAATAGGGCCTTATCTAAcattaagttaaaaactaaagctAAATGGAAGGATTAAAAACTTTGGAATTTGTTGAAGTAGAGTAGGCCAATAAATTGAAAGGCATGTTGCCTATCCATATGGTCATCTTTACTTGGATTGCACAATCAAAGTGTTATCTTCCTCCTTAAATCAAACTTGGACCAACTATCCCTCTTTAACATAGACTTCTTGCACTGTTAGAGAAGATGGATAACACTTTCTGATGTCAAACCCTAAACCAATATTGTAGATATTTGACAGCACATATCATGATCAATTAGTGTAACTATCTATCGCATTGAAACAACACCTTACTAAGAAAGGGTTGTAAAAACAGGATGGGCTAACTCTGAGATCCCATATGATATAAGCCCCAATATTGTAATGTAGCTGCCTTGGATCTGCAAGCATAAATGATACTAGTCATATAAGCATGGCAAGCAGGTAAAAcaaatactaataataaaaagaaatataatgaTTTCTTATATCGAGATGCTCACAACAAGGCAGCATAATGGTAAAAACC belongs to Musa acuminata AAA Group cultivar baxijiao chromosome BXJ1-11, Cavendish_Baxijiao_AAA, whole genome shotgun sequence and includes:
- the LOC135596599 gene encoding sugar transport protein MST4-like; its protein translation is MDDFLEEFFPAVFERKHKAKEDNYCKFDNQNLQLFTSSLYLAALVASFVASKICMKHGRKLTMQAASIFFLVGVILNAAAVNIAMLIIGRILLGVGVGFANQAVPLFLSEIAPVHVRGALNILFQLDVTIGIFVANIVNYLVSNIHPWGWRLALGLAGVPAMMLCLGSMVIAETPTSLIEREMLMEGLAMLKKIRGTDNVDAEYEEILHACEMARQVKQPFKNLMKRSSRPQLVIAIVMQVFQQFTGINAIMFYAPVLFQTIGFKNDASLLSAVITGIVNVLSTVVSVVLVDKVGRRFLLLEACGQMLITQVAIGGILLVNLKATNELGHGVAVWVVVLVCLFVSSFAWSWGPLGWLIPSETFPLATRTAGYAFAVSSNMLFTFVIAQAFLSMMCHLRAGIFFFFGAWIVVMGLFVIFLLPETKNVPIDEMTEKVWKQHWFWKRFMDEEEDKKHSV